Proteins encoded within one genomic window of Sphingobacteriales bacterium:
- a CDS encoding ORF6N domain-containing protein yields MQLQQVHNKIYEIRGVKVMLDYDLAKLYEVETRVLNQSVKRNMERFPPDFMFQLTQKELESLISQFVMSNDVNSSQFAINSKKRGGNRKLPYAFTEQGLAMLSGILNSEKAIQVNIAIMRAFVYIRQFALTHKELTEKLKALERKTNKKFEDVYEALDYLLQKDKVETEQQSRVRIGYKKDC; encoded by the coding sequence ATGCAACTACAACAAGTACACAATAAAATTTATGAAATCAGAGGTGTAAAAGTGATGCTGGATTATGATTTGGCAAAATTATATGAGGTTGAAACTCGTGTCTTAAATCAGTCCGTTAAACGCAATATGGAAAGATTTCCACCAGACTTTATGTTTCAGCTCACTCAAAAAGAACTAGAATCTTTGATATCACAATTTGTGATGTCAAACGATGTAAACTCATCACAGTTTGCGATAAATTCTAAAAAACGCGGAGGTAATCGAAAGTTACCTTATGCCTTTACAGAACAAGGTCTGGCAATGCTCAGCGGTATCCTGAATTCAGAAAAAGCGATACAGGTGAATATAGCCATCATGCGTGCTTTTGTTTACATCCGTCAGTTTGCGCTGACGCATAAGGAGCTGACCGAAAAGCTGAAAGCATTGGAAAGAAAAACAAACAAAAAATTTGAAGACGTTTATGAGGCCCTGGATTATCTGCTGCAAAAAGATAAAGTGGAAACAGAACAGCAATCAAGAGTGAGAATCGGGTATAAAAAAGATTGTTAG
- a CDS encoding ribonucleotide-diphosphate reductase subunit beta, with protein sequence MNTVLATERILQESDNRFVLFPIKHKEIWEMYKQHVQAFWVAEEIDLSQDQVHWEKLNDDERHFIKHVLAFFAASDGIVNENLVVNFMQDVTIPEARCFYGFQIAMENIHSETYSLLIDTYIKNDAEKTKLFNAIETLDCVKKKANWALKWIESAPSFAHRLVAFCAVEGIFFSGSFCSIFWLKERGLMPGLGHSNELISRDEGLHCQFACLLYSMLENKLSQEDIYSIICDAVECEKDFVRDSIPVALIGMNADLMCQYIEFVADRWIQSLGYPKVYNATNPFPFMESISMEGKTNFFERRVSEYKKAGVGIKKEEQQFGFTSDF encoded by the coding sequence ATGAATACCGTATTGGCTACTGAAAGAATACTGCAGGAAAGCGACAATCGGTTTGTGCTTTTCCCTATCAAACACAAGGAAATCTGGGAAATGTACAAACAGCATGTACAGGCTTTTTGGGTAGCGGAAGAAATAGACCTGAGCCAGGACCAGGTGCACTGGGAAAAATTAAATGACGATGAAAGACATTTCATCAAACACGTATTGGCATTTTTTGCGGCAAGCGACGGTATCGTCAATGAGAACCTGGTGGTCAATTTCATGCAGGATGTAACCATCCCGGAAGCTCGTTGCTTCTACGGATTTCAGATTGCCATGGAAAACATCCACTCTGAAACGTACTCCCTTTTAATAGATACCTATATTAAGAATGATGCGGAGAAGACAAAACTCTTCAACGCCATCGAAACACTGGACTGTGTAAAGAAAAAAGCCAACTGGGCTTTGAAGTGGATTGAAAGCGCCCCTTCTTTCGCACACCGCCTCGTGGCCTTCTGCGCAGTAGAGGGAATTTTCTTCAGCGGCAGCTTCTGCTCCATCTTCTGGCTAAAGGAAAGAGGGCTTATGCCGGGCCTGGGGCATTCCAACGAGCTCATCAGCCGCGACGAAGGCCTGCATTGCCAGTTCGCCTGCCTGTTATACTCCATGCTGGAAAATAAACTCAGCCAGGAAGACATCTACTCCATCATCTGCGATGCCGTAGAATGTGAAAAGGACTTTGTCAGAGACTCCATTCCGGTGGCGCTAATCGGCATGAACGCTGATTTAATGTGTCAGTATATAGAATTTGTCGCTGACCGCTGGATACAATCCTTAGGTTATCCTAAAGTATATAACGCCACCAATCCGTTCCCGTTCATGGAATCCATTTCCATGGAAGGAAAAACAAACTTCTTTGAACGCAGAGTATCCGAATATAAGAAAGCAGGAGTGGGCATCAAGAAAGAAGAACAACAATTTGGCTTTACCTCCGATTTCTAA
- a CDS encoding potassium channel family protein, translating to MLSQTTYIYYFQPLFLDANHEKPMKNQSDLQEEKTIGALNIVVIVLSIYVLLALLVDTFFKLPTETSRLLDQVDNAICIFFLLEFLIRFIKAQKKLVFMKWGWIDLISSIPTFNFLRAGRALRLIRLLRILRAFRSTKHLVSHIYRNRPQGAFTTVSVIAILMVIFSAIAILQVETDPNSNIKTAEDALWWAYVIVTTVGYGDRFPVTTEGRIIGALLMTVGVGLFGTFSGFVASWFLSNKEQ from the coding sequence ATGTTATCTCAAACTACTTATATTTACTATTTTCAACCATTATTTTTAGATGCAAATCATGAAAAACCGATGAAAAATCAATCAGACTTACAAGAAGAAAAAACTATTGGTGCCTTGAATATAGTTGTCATTGTATTGTCCATCTATGTTTTACTCGCATTGTTAGTTGATACATTCTTTAAACTACCTACTGAAACATCAAGGCTCCTCGACCAAGTTGATAATGCAATCTGCATTTTCTTCTTATTAGAATTTCTTATTCGATTTATTAAGGCACAAAAAAAGTTGGTATTTATGAAATGGGGATGGATTGATCTTATTTCAAGTATTCCAACTTTTAATTTTTTAAGGGCTGGCAGAGCATTGAGACTAATAAGACTATTGAGAATATTAAGAGCATTTCGCTCAACCAAACATTTAGTAAGTCATATTTACCGAAATAGACCACAGGGTGCTTTTACAACTGTATCAGTTATTGCTATTCTAATGGTTATTTTTTCTGCAATAGCTATATTACAAGTTGAAACTGATCCGAACAGTAACATTAAAACAGCTGAAGATGCATTGTGGTGGGCATATGTTATTGTTACAACAGTCGGTTACGGAGATAGGTTTCCAGTAACAACAGAAGGAAGAATAATTGGTGCCTTACTAATGACAGTTGGTGTTGGTTTATTTGGAACATTTTCTGGCTTTGTTGCATCTTGGTTTTTATCCAATAAAGAACAGTAA
- a CDS encoding GNAT family N-acetyltransferase, with the protein MPDFDFHQNLLLEDSRVLLRPLVREDDDVLAPIALADKDIIRFSPRQIHTPELLQQYIQDALHGKASAVRYPFIIFDKSTQEYAGSTSICAVSNFDKRLEIGYTWYGKKFQRTGLNRHCKWLLLNYAFDTLQFERVEFKIDERNTISQTAVHRLGATKEGILRSHTVMSDDFRRNTVYFSILKHEWEQLKPNFPLY; encoded by the coding sequence ATGCCTGATTTCGACTTCCACCAAAATCTGCTGCTGGAAGATAGCCGTGTCCTGCTGCGCCCACTGGTGCGGGAAGATGATGATGTGTTGGCGCCCATCGCACTGGCAGATAAGGACATCATCCGGTTTTCTCCCCGTCAGATACACACCCCTGAATTGCTGCAGCAGTATATACAGGATGCCCTGCATGGGAAGGCAAGCGCTGTTCGTTACCCGTTTATCATCTTTGACAAGAGCACACAGGAATATGCCGGCTCCACCAGTATCTGTGCGGTTTCCAATTTTGACAAACGGCTGGAAATCGGTTATACCTGGTATGGCAAAAAATTCCAGCGTACCGGATTAAACCGGCATTGCAAATGGCTGTTGCTGAATTATGCATTTGATACCCTGCAATTTGAACGGGTGGAATTCAAGATAGATGAGCGGAATACCATTTCCCAGACGGCAGTGCACCGATTAGGCGCCACCAAAGAAGGCATACTGCGCAGCCATACCGTGATGAGCGATGATTTCCGCAGAAATACGGTCTATTTTTCGATACTGAAACACGAATGGGAGCAGCTAAAACCCAATTTTCCGCTTTATTAA
- a CDS encoding geranylgeranylglyceryl/heptaprenylglyceryl phosphate synthase: MKLDKAKKQIAVLIDPDKTNAVKLQRIIVAAEKASVDFFLVGGSLLLKNNLDETVAVIKKHSKKKVYLFPGNPMQITSRVDGILLLSLISGRNPDLLIGAHVQAAPLLKQSKLNIIPTGYMLIESGKATTVSYISNTTPIPADKPEIAACTALAGEQLGLKTIYLEAGSGAQNPVSKEMIKAVRKMVKIPLMVGGGIRSAFQVEEAFSAGADIVVIGTAIENDITFLNELKHTSRVG; this comes from the coding sequence ATGAAGTTAGACAAAGCCAAAAAGCAGATCGCCGTCCTGATTGACCCTGACAAGACCAATGCCGTGAAATTACAGCGCATAATTGTTGCCGCGGAAAAAGCATCCGTTGATTTTTTTCTGGTTGGCGGCAGTTTATTACTGAAAAATAATCTGGATGAAACGGTTGCTGTCATCAAAAAACACTCTAAGAAGAAAGTATACCTGTTTCCCGGCAATCCGATGCAAATCACCTCGAGGGTGGACGGCATTTTGTTGCTGAGTTTGATTTCCGGCAGGAATCCCGATTTGCTGATAGGCGCACATGTGCAGGCTGCACCTCTGTTAAAGCAAAGCAAACTGAACATCATCCCGACCGGATACATGCTGATAGAAAGTGGAAAAGCCACCACCGTATCCTATATTTCCAACACGACACCCATACCTGCCGATAAGCCCGAAATTGCCGCCTGTACGGCACTGGCCGGTGAGCAGCTTGGCCTTAAAACCATTTATCTGGAAGCGGGCAGCGGGGCGCAAAACCCGGTTTCGAAAGAAATGATAAAAGCCGTACGGAAGATGGTAAAGATTCCGCTGATGGTAGGAGGCGGTATCCGCAGTGCCTTTCAGGTAGAAGAGGCGTTCTCCGCCGGCGCAGATATCGTAGTGATAGGAACAGCCATTGAAAATGATATTACTTTTCTAAACGAACTAAAGCACACCTCGAGGGTCGGTTAA
- a CDS encoding D-tyrosyl-tRNA(Tyr) deacylase: MRAILQRVTRASVATDGTVSGSIRHGLLVLLGIEEDDTEQDIEWLSSKIVQMRIFSDTEGKMNLSVQDTNGDLLIISQFTLFASTKKGNRPGFTRSAKPDIAIPLYGRFIAVAEQKLGKAVQKGVFGADMKVELLNDGPVTIFIDSKNPE, from the coding sequence ATGCGCGCCATCCTTCAACGAGTCACCCGGGCATCCGTCGCAACAGACGGAACTGTAAGCGGCAGCATCCGACACGGACTGCTGGTTTTGCTGGGAATCGAAGAAGACGACACCGAACAGGACATCGAATGGCTGAGCAGCAAGATTGTTCAGATGCGTATCTTTTCCGATACGGAAGGAAAAATGAATCTGTCGGTACAGGACACCAACGGAGACCTTTTAATCATCTCTCAGTTTACCTTATTCGCCTCCACGAAGAAAGGCAACCGTCCGGGGTTTACACGTTCTGCCAAACCCGACATCGCAATCCCGCTTTACGGGCGTTTTATTGCGGTTGCCGAACAGAAGCTGGGTAAGGCTGTTCAAAAAGGTGTTTTTGGCGCTGATATGAAAGTGGAATTACTGAACGACGGTCCCGTTACCATTTTCATCGACAGTAAAAACCCGGAATAA
- a CDS encoding YeeE/YedE family protein, whose amino-acid sequence MDFLQQPFSWYIAGPLIAVNLFLLIYFGKRFGVSTGMKTTCAALGAGKKVPFFNYNWKEEAWLLMYLAGSIIGGLIAVEFMNAGAPVEVSEKTAAALQALHIEANRSFEPAEIFAVQQLLTFRGWAILLGGGMLIGFGTRWANGCTSGHAISGLSDFQLPSLVAVIGFFIGGLAMTHFFIPLIFK is encoded by the coding sequence ATGGATTTTCTACAACAACCCTTCAGCTGGTATATCGCAGGACCGCTGATTGCCGTCAACCTGTTCCTGCTGATTTATTTCGGAAAAAGATTCGGAGTATCGACCGGCATGAAAACCACCTGTGCGGCCTTAGGTGCCGGCAAAAAAGTTCCGTTCTTTAATTATAACTGGAAAGAAGAAGCATGGCTGCTGATGTATCTTGCCGGAAGTATCATCGGCGGACTGATTGCCGTTGAATTTATGAACGCCGGCGCTCCCGTGGAAGTATCTGAAAAAACCGCAGCGGCATTGCAGGCATTGCATATCGAAGCCAATCGCTCCTTTGAACCCGCAGAAATCTTTGCGGTGCAGCAATTGCTGACATTCAGGGGCTGGGCAATCCTTTTAGGCGGCGGCATGCTGATTGGATTCGGCACGCGCTGGGCTAACGGCTGCACCTCCGGCCACGCCATTTCCGGACTGAGTGATTTTCAGCTTCCGTCCTTAGTGGCGGTTATCGGTTTCTTTATCGGCGGCCTGGCCATGACTCATTTTTTCATCCCCCTAATTTTCAAATAA
- a CDS encoding YeeE/YedE family protein: MRNLKFFLLGIFFGIVLTKAQVISWFRIYEMFRFESFHMYGIIGSAVVLGALIIQYIKRSHLKSVDGIPITIDPKPKTYKTSIFGGILFGLGWALVGACPGPIYILIGAGFWVFTVVLIGALLGTFLYGVVKEKLPH; this comes from the coding sequence ATGCGCAATCTGAAATTCTTTCTGCTCGGTATCTTCTTCGGCATCGTATTGACAAAGGCGCAGGTCATTTCCTGGTTCCGCATCTATGAAATGTTCCGCTTTGAGTCCTTTCACATGTACGGCATCATCGGCAGTGCGGTCGTGCTGGGCGCGTTGATTATACAATACATCAAACGCAGTCATTTAAAGTCCGTCGACGGAATCCCCATCACCATTGACCCGAAGCCAAAAACCTATAAGACCAGCATTTTCGGCGGCATCCTTTTCGGATTGGGGTGGGCACTGGTCGGCGCCTGCCCGGGACCCATTTATATCCTCATCGGTGCGGGATTCTGGGTATTTACAGTGGTGCTTATCGGGGCACTGCTTGGCACCTTTCTCTATGGTGTTGTAAAAGAAAAACTACCTCATTAA
- a CDS encoding ribonucleoside-diphosphate reductase subunit alpha, which yields MFVIKRDGRKEPVHFDKITARINKLSFGLNSTFVVPHRVAQNVIQGLYDGVTTTELDELAARTSASMTVIHPDYAVLAARIAVSNLHKNTKKNFSRIVEELYNYIDPKTNKQAPLIADDVFEIIMANKDRLDAAIVHHRDYNYDYFGFKTLEKSYLLKMHGKVVERPQHMLMRVSVGIHRDDIDAAIETYDLMSEKWFTHATPTLYNAGTPKPQLSSCFLLTMKDDSIKGIYDTLKNTAEISQSAGGIGLSIHNIRAKGSYIRGTGGESNGLIPMLQVFNSTARYVDQGGGKRKGAFAIYLEPWHADVFDFLELKKNHGKEEMRARDLFYALWIPDLFMKRVKENADWSLMCPYECPGLCDTYGEEFEALYTKYEAEGKARKTIKAQELWFHILDSQTETGTPYMLYKDHVNRKSNQKNLGVIRSSNLCTEIMEYTSADEIAVCNLASINLTRFVDSEKLTFDFQRLYEITYIVTKNLNKVIDINFYPVEEAKNSNMRHRPIGLGVQGLADAFMLLRHPFDSEEAAVLNKNIFETIYYAALCASNDLAKKEGPYQSFKGSPISQGIFQFDMWKVNPTDRWDWDGLRQEILQHGVRNSLLVAPMPTASTSQILGNNECFEPYTSNLYTRRVLSGEFMVVNKHLLKDLIEIGLWSDEMKNAIVANKGSIQAINGIPQEIKDLYKTAWEIKQRVIIDMAADRGAFIDQSQSLNLFMESPNYKTLTSAHFYAWEKGLKTGMYYLRSRPAMDPVQFTVDMEKAKKATEIIAKDGHYHRSEKVSASDVAPIYESVANAQQEMFTIAEPVVIEKSMEERAAEFGMTVEEFAQAQKVCSLENPGECEMCGS from the coding sequence ATGTTCGTAATTAAGCGCGATGGCAGAAAGGAACCTGTTCACTTTGACAAAATCACCGCACGCATCAACAAACTTTCATTCGGACTAAACTCCACCTTTGTCGTACCACACCGTGTGGCGCAAAATGTGATTCAGGGCCTGTATGACGGTGTCACCACCACCGAACTGGATGAACTGGCAGCACGTACCAGCGCCAGCATGACAGTCATACACCCCGACTACGCGGTACTGGCAGCCCGCATCGCGGTATCCAACCTGCACAAAAACACCAAAAAGAATTTCTCCCGCATCGTGGAGGAATTGTACAATTATATTGACCCGAAAACCAACAAACAGGCGCCGCTGATTGCCGATGATGTATTTGAAATCATAATGGCAAACAAAGACCGCCTGGATGCGGCCATCGTACACCACCGTGACTACAATTACGATTATTTTGGATTCAAGACACTGGAAAAATCCTATCTGCTGAAGATGCACGGCAAAGTGGTGGAACGCCCGCAGCACATGCTGATGCGTGTTTCCGTAGGCATACACCGCGACGATATCGACGCGGCCATCGAAACCTACGACCTGATGTCGGAAAAATGGTTTACACATGCCACCCCTACTTTATACAATGCCGGTACACCGAAACCGCAGTTGTCTTCCTGCTTCCTGCTGACCATGAAAGACGACAGCATCAAAGGCATTTATGATACATTGAAAAACACCGCCGAAATATCCCAGTCAGCAGGTGGTATAGGGCTGAGCATCCATAATATCCGCGCCAAAGGCAGTTACATCAGAGGCACCGGCGGAGAAAGCAACGGCCTGATTCCGATGCTGCAGGTATTTAACTCGACGGCACGTTATGTGGACCAGGGCGGCGGAAAACGAAAAGGTGCTTTTGCCATCTACCTCGAACCGTGGCATGCCGATGTGTTCGATTTCCTGGAGCTGAAAAAGAACCACGGGAAAGAAGAAATGCGCGCACGGGACCTGTTCTATGCGCTGTGGATTCCGGATTTATTCATGAAACGCGTAAAAGAGAACGCAGACTGGTCGCTGATGTGCCCATACGAGTGCCCGGGATTGTGTGATACCTACGGAGAAGAATTCGAAGCGCTGTATACCAAATACGAAGCGGAAGGCAAAGCACGCAAAACCATCAAGGCGCAGGAACTGTGGTTCCATATCCTGGACAGCCAGACGGAAACAGGCACACCATACATGCTGTATAAAGACCATGTCAACCGTAAATCCAACCAGAAGAACCTGGGTGTTATCCGTTCGAGCAATTTATGCACGGAAATCATGGAGTACACCTCTGCCGATGAGATTGCGGTATGTAATCTCGCCTCCATCAACCTGACACGATTTGTCGACAGCGAGAAACTGACGTTTGACTTCCAGCGATTATACGAAATCACTTACATCGTCACGAAGAACCTGAATAAGGTCATCGACATCAATTTCTATCCGGTAGAGGAAGCGAAAAACAGCAACATGCGCCACCGGCCGATCGGACTGGGCGTGCAGGGGCTGGCAGATGCCTTCATGTTGCTGCGACATCCGTTTGACAGCGAAGAGGCGGCAGTATTGAATAAGAATATTTTCGAGACCATCTATTACGCAGCGCTGTGCGCGTCCAATGATCTGGCCAAGAAAGAAGGCCCTTACCAGAGCTTTAAAGGTTCACCCATTTCACAGGGCATCTTCCAGTTTGATATGTGGAAGGTAAACCCGACTGACCGCTGGGACTGGGACGGATTGCGTCAGGAAATCCTGCAACACGGCGTTCGCAACAGTTTGCTGGTAGCGCCGATGCCGACCGCCTCCACTTCTCAGATTTTAGGCAATAACGAATGTTTCGAACCCTATACATCCAACCTGTATACCAGACGTGTATTGAGCGGTGAATTTATGGTGGTGAACAAGCACTTATTGAAAGACCTGATTGAGATAGGTTTGTGGAGCGACGAAATGAAGAATGCGATTGTAGCCAACAAAGGTTCAATCCAGGCCATCAACGGCATTCCGCAGGAAATAAAAGATTTATATAAAACAGCCTGGGAAATCAAACAACGGGTGATCATTGATATGGCGGCTGACCGCGGCGCCTTCATCGACCAGAGCCAGAGTTTGAACCTGTTCATGGAAAGCCCGAACTACAAGACACTGACGTCCGCCCATTTTTATGCCTGGGAAAAAGGATTGAAAACAGGTATGTACTATCTGCGTTCCCGTCCTGCCATGGATCCGGTTCAATTTACCGTGGACATGGAGAAAGCCAAGAAAGCCACAGAAATCATTGCTAAAGACGGTCATTACCACCGTTCGGAAAAAGTAAGCGCCAGCGATGTCGCTCCAATTTATGAAAGTGTAGCCAATGCACAACAGGAAATGTTTACCATAGCGGAACCTGTTGTTATAGAAAAATCTATGGAAGAAAGAGCCGCAGAATTTGGCATGACCGTGGAAGAATTTGCGCAGGCCCAAAAGGTTTGTTCCTTAGAGAATCCCGGAGAATGTGAAATGTGCGGGAGCTAG
- a CDS encoding DUF1028 domain-containing protein — protein MFRTAISLLFTGLSFLLNAKPAFHKEPFAHTFSIVARDEKTGEMAVGVQSHWFSVGTVVSWAEAGVGAVATQSFVNVSFGMRGLDLLKQGKSPQEALDSLLSGDSGREVRQVAIIDTFGRVATHTGKNCIQFADHQNGQDFSVQANMMLTDKVVPAMEKAWRTSAGKPLPERIIDVMKAAQAAGGDIRGKQSAALLVVKPRSSGKPWEDRLIDLRVDDGKEPILELQRLLKVFRAYEHMNTGDLLTEKNDMKGAMEEYSAAMKMLPSNLEMQYWTAITLANNKRITEAAAILQKIYEKDANWRELTKRLVPCGLLTVTDKELPLLIK, from the coding sequence ATGTTTCGAACGGCGATCAGTCTGCTTTTTACGGGCCTGTCCTTTCTTTTAAACGCAAAGCCAGCCTTCCATAAGGAACCCTTTGCCCATACCTTTTCCATCGTCGCCCGCGATGAAAAAACCGGGGAGATGGCGGTAGGCGTGCAATCACACTGGTTCAGTGTCGGAACGGTGGTTTCCTGGGCGGAAGCCGGTGTCGGTGCTGTGGCGACGCAGTCATTCGTCAATGTCTCCTTTGGCATGCGCGGCCTGGATTTACTGAAACAGGGCAAATCACCGCAGGAAGCGCTGGACAGTCTATTGTCAGGTGACTCCGGCCGGGAAGTCCGTCAGGTCGCCATCATAGACACTTTTGGCCGGGTGGCCACGCATACCGGCAAGAATTGCATACAGTTTGCCGACCATCAGAACGGACAGGATTTTTCCGTGCAGGCCAATATGATGCTGACGGATAAGGTGGTGCCGGCTATGGAAAAGGCGTGGCGGACGTCTGCCGGAAAACCATTGCCGGAAAGAATCATCGACGTGATGAAAGCGGCGCAGGCGGCGGGTGGTGATATCCGCGGCAAACAATCGGCGGCTCTGCTTGTGGTGAAGCCCCGCAGTTCCGGCAAACCCTGGGAAGACCGTCTAATTGACCTGCGCGTGGACGACGGCAAGGAACCGATTCTGGAATTGCAGCGTTTGTTAAAAGTTTTCAGAGCCTACGAACACATGAACACCGGCGACCTGCTCACGGAAAAAAATGATATGAAAGGTGCGATGGAGGAATACAGCGCTGCCATGAAAATGCTTCCTTCCAATCTGGAGATGCAGTACTGGACAGCCATCACGCTGGCAAACAATAAAAGAATTACAGAAGCGGCGGCGATTCTGCAAAAGATCTATGAAAAAGATGCCAACTGGCGGGAACTGACGAAACGTTTGGTGCCCTGCGGATTGCTCACCGTTACGGATAAAGAATTACCCCTTTTAATAAAATAA
- a CDS encoding DUF1003 domain-containing protein gives MRTPKNWHEVHVSSSTFGQKLADKVASGMGSWRFIVIQTIIVAVWMGLNILGFVRHWDPYPFILLNLLFSTQAAYAAPIIMMAQNRQSDRDRAQAYDDYQTNLEAKFEIESLQKQLNKIEVEKLDKILAMLEEMKSGK, from the coding sequence ATGAGAACACCTAAAAACTGGCATGAAGTACATGTAAGTTCGTCCACGTTCGGACAAAAACTGGCCGACAAGGTAGCAAGCGGAATGGGCTCCTGGAGATTCATTGTTATACAAACGATCATTGTCGCGGTTTGGATGGGATTAAATATACTGGGCTTTGTCCGTCACTGGGATCCGTATCCCTTTATCCTGCTGAATCTGTTATTCTCCACTCAGGCGGCCTATGCCGCACCCATCATCATGATGGCGCAAAACAGGCAGTCAGACCGCGACCGGGCCCAGGCGTATGACGACTATCAGACCAACCTGGAGGCAAAGTTTGAAATCGAATCGCTGCAAAAACAACTCAACAAGATCGAGGTGGAAAAACTGGATAAGATCCTTGCGATGCTGGAGGAGATGAAATCAGGGAAATAA
- a CDS encoding rhodanese-like domain-containing protein has translation MAYQDLGPKEFLAAYNSSDNAILIDVRTAAEIADGSIDGHIAIDIQRPGFTEKVAELPKDKAYFIYCRSGNRSGQACRYMATQGFEQLYNMKGGMLELAETDFGDA, from the coding sequence ATGGCATATCAGGATTTAGGACCTAAAGAATTTCTAGCCGCTTATAACAGCAGCGACAATGCAATACTGATAGATGTACGGACAGCTGCAGAAATTGCGGATGGCAGCATCGACGGACATATCGCCATTGACATTCAACGCCCCGGATTTACGGAAAAAGTGGCGGAACTCCCGAAGGACAAAGCCTATTTCATTTATTGCCGAAGCGGCAACCGAAGCGGGCAAGCCTGCCGGTATATGGCCACACAGGGCTTTGAACAATTATACAACATGAAAGGCGGCATGCTGGAATTGGCGGAAACGGATTTTGGGGATGCCTGA
- the rsgA gene encoding ribosome small subunit-dependent GTPase A → MKGRIIQTTGSWYQVLSDDKIITARLKGKFKLEDTDTTNPIAVGDLVSLEETDRHEFVIDEILPRTNYIIRQSPRNKHQRHIIASNIDQAMLVVTIAHPRTSLGFIDRFIAAAESFHIPVKIVLNKTDLLQKEKETEQQEYLRIVYNHLDYEVLETSAQTKEGIKKVRHCLENKTTLVAGHSGVGKSTLLNAINPELNLKTGKISEKWGKGMHTTTFATMYKILENSFIIDTPGIKEFMMLQVEPEEVSGYFIDIKRYAEGCQFNNCLHQNEPNCAVKEAVENSLIAPTRYENYLNIIQNIKDINYWERK, encoded by the coding sequence ATGAAAGGAAGAATCATACAAACCACCGGCTCCTGGTACCAGGTTTTATCCGACGATAAGATCATCACCGCACGCCTGAAAGGGAAATTCAAACTGGAAGATACCGATACCACCAACCCGATTGCGGTAGGCGATCTTGTTTCCCTCGAAGAAACCGACCGCCACGAATTTGTTATTGATGAAATACTTCCCAGAACCAATTATATCATCCGTCAGTCGCCGCGCAATAAACACCAGCGGCACATCATCGCTTCGAATATCGACCAGGCGATGCTGGTGGTCACAATTGCCCATCCCCGCACTTCATTAGGATTCATTGACCGCTTCATTGCCGCAGCCGAATCGTTTCATATTCCGGTAAAAATCGTGCTGAACAAAACAGATTTACTGCAAAAAGAAAAAGAAACGGAGCAGCAGGAATACCTCCGCATCGTTTATAATCACCTGGACTATGAGGTGCTGGAAACTTCCGCTCAAACAAAAGAAGGCATCAAAAAAGTAAGGCATTGTCTTGAAAACAAGACCACGCTGGTGGCCGGGCACTCCGGTGTCGGGAAGTCCACCCTGCTCAATGCCATCAATCCGGAGCTGAATCTAAAAACCGGCAAGATATCTGAAAAATGGGGCAAAGGAATGCATACCACCACCTTTGCGACCATGTACAAAATCCTGGAAAACTCGTTTATTATTGACACACCCGGCATCAAGGAATTTATGATGCTGCAGGTAGAGCCGGAAGAGGTCTCCGGCTATTTCATTGATATCAAAAGATATGCGGAAGGCTGCCAGTTCAACAACTGCCTGCATCAGAACGAACCCAACTGCGCGGTAAAAGAGGCGGTCGAAAACTCCCTGATAGCGCCTACCCGCTACGAGAATTATCTCAACATCATCCAGAATATTAAAGACATCAATTACTGGGAACGGAAGTAA